In Motilibacter aurantiacus, the sequence GGGTCGAGCCCGCCCTCGATCACGCGGTCGACCATGGTGAACACCGCCGCGCCGTCACCGGCGGCGAATGCGTCGACCGTCGCGTCCAGCAGTGAGGCGTCGGTGAAGCCGAGCAGCGCCGTCGCCAGGGCGTACGTCACGCCCTCCGGCCCCGCGCCGCCCACCAGCTGGTCGACCAGCGGCGCCCACGCGCGCACCGAGCCGCGCCCGGCGCGCACGACGATCGGGAGCACGCCCTTCTCGACGGTCACGCCCTCGCGCGCGCAGATCGCCGCGAGGTGCTCCTGCAGCTTGCTCGGCGGCACCAGCCGGAACGGGTAGTGGTGGGTGCGCGAGCGGATCGTCCCGATGACCTTCTCGGGCTCCGTCGTCGCGAAGACGAACTTGACGTGCTCGGGCGGCTCCTCCACGACCTTCAGCAGTGCGTTGAAGCCCTGCGTGGAGACCATGTGGGCCTCGTCGACGATGTAGACCTTGAAGCGCGAGGAGGCGGGGGCGAAGAACGCGCGGTCGCGCAGCTCGCGTGCGTCGTCCACGCCGCCGTGGCTGGCGGCGTCGATCTCGATGACGTCGATGTTGCCGGGGCCGCCGCGGGCGAGCGAGACGCACGAGTCACAGACCCCGCACGGCGTGGGCGTGGGCCCCTGCTCGCAGTTGAGGCAGCGGGCCAGGATCCGGGCGCTCGTCGTCTTGCCGCAGCCGCGCGGGCCGGAGAAGAGGTAGGCGTGGTTGATGTGGCCCTTGCGCAGCGCCTGGCCGAGCGGGCCGGTCACGTGCTCCTGGCCGATCACGTCGGCGAAGGTCTCCGGCCGGTAGCGGCGGTAGAGGGCTTGGGACACGCTTCGACAGTAGCCGGGCGGGCGGACAGCCGGTGCCGCCCCGGACGGTCCCGTGGACGACCGGGAGAGGGCTGGGGACGGGCCGGGGAAGGGCCGGGGAAAGGCCTCGGGACGCACAGGGCCCCTCGCGCACCCGCCAGAGCCTGCCTACCCTTGCTGCCTTCCGGCCCTGGGGGGGTTCAGCGGGATAGCGCCACGCGAGGGGCTGGGCCGAAGCGTACCTGCTGGCGGGCCGGCGGGGCTCGCCCGTCACCCCGGTGGGCCGTCTCCTGCGTGCGGAGCGGGGCGGGCCCGTCGGCCACCGCGGCGGTGCCGCTATCCTCGCCGACGGAGGATTCGCCTAGTGGCCTAGGGCGCACGATTGGAAATCGTGTTGGGGGCAACCCCTCGCGGGTTCAAATCCCGCATCCTCCGCGTCCCGACGGCGCCGCGGCTCCCCAGCCGCGGCGCCGTCGTCGCGTCCGGGGCACGCACCGCCGGGCCGGCCGCCCGTCCGCCCTGCCTCACCAGGACGCCGTCAGCCCGCCGGGCACCGCGGCGCACGCCGGGCAGAAGGTGCCGGATCGGCCTCGACTAGGCTTCGCGGGTGCTCTTCAAGGCGGTGGGCGACGGCAGGCCGTACCCGGAGCACGCCACCTCGCAGCGCGACTGGGCCAGGGTGCCGCCGCGCCAGGTGCGGCTCGACCAGCTGGTGACGACGAAGCGCACGCTCGACCTTGCGGCGCTCCTGGCCGAGGACTCGACCTTCTACGGCGACCTGTTCGCCCACGTCGTGGCGTGGCGCGGGGAGCTCTACCTCGAGGACGGGCTGCACCGCGCACTGCGGGCCGCGCTGCAGCAGCGCAACGTGCTGCACGCCCGGGTCCTCGAGCTCGAGCCGGAGGCGACGCCGTGAGCATGCTCACCCCGCGCGGCTTCGACCCCTCCCGGCTCGGCCGCTCCCACGGGCGCCGCCGCAGCCGGGCGCGAGGCCTGCTGGCCGCCGTCCTGGCGCTCGCGCTGCTGGCCGGTGCGGGCTACGGCGGCTGGTGGGCGTACGACCGCTGGCAGGGCCGCGAGGACGGCAGCCCGGCGGCCGGCTCGGCCCCCGTCGCGTCCAGCACGTGCGCGCCCGGCAGGCCGTCGCCGGCCGCGAGCCCGCAGCCCACCCCGCCGGCGCCGCGCCAGGTCACCGTGAACGTCTACAACGCGACGACGAAGGCCGGGCTCGCCGCCACGGTCAGCAGCCGGCTGCAGGCGCGCGGCTTCCGGGTGGCCGAGGTGGGCAACGACCCCGTGGGCCGGCCGCTGCGCGCGACCGCCCAGGTGCGCTCCGGCCCGCAGGGGGCCGCCGGTGCGCGGACGGTCGCGGCGCAGGTCCCGGGGGCCGAGCTGGTGACGGACAGGCGCCGAGGCACGACCGTGGACCTGGTGCTCGGCAGCTCCTACTCGCGGCTGCGCGCTCCCGGTGCTGCCGCCGCGGCGCTCGCCCCGTCGCCCGCGCCCACCCCCGGCTGCTGACGGCGGGCGGCGGCGCGCTTCAGCACGGCCCGTCCCCTGCCGAAGGCAGGGGGACGTCCGCCGCGCCGAGCACGAGGAGCGCCTCGCCCATGGGAAAGCACTCCCGGCCCCGCACCCCGCTGCGCCCGTTCGCCCGGGCGGTCTCCTGCGCCCCGGCCCGCCCGTTCGCGAGCGCAGCCGCCGTGTCCGGGCTCGCCGCCGCCGGCGGGCTCGTGCTGTCGGCGCTGGCCGCGGCCCCGGCCTCCGCCCTGCCGGACGGCACCGTCTACGCGGTCGCGGCCTCCCAGGTCTACGCCGTCGACGAGCCCGGGGGCGCACTGGTCCCGCTGCCCGGCGCGCTTCCCTTCGCCACCGATGCCGCCGCCCGGCAGCCGGGGACGGGCCTGCTGTACGTCGTCTCCGCCACCCCCGGCCCGGACGGCCGCTTCGCGGTGGCGGCGTACGACCCGGCCGCCCAGTTGCCGGCCGTCCTGCCTGCGACGCTCGACGTCCCCCTCACCGGGCTCGCGTTCGCCCCCGACGGCCGGCTGCACGGCATCGCCGGCGACTCGCTCGTCGAGATCGACCCGACGACCGGGGCCGAGCTCTCCCGCTCCCCCGTGGCCGGCCTTCCCTCCGGCGCCCGCGCCGACCTCGCGTACGCCCCCGACGGCACGGCCTACGTCCTCACCGACGCAGGGCTCTTCGCCCTCCCGCCCGGCGCGACCGTCGCGGCGTACGCCGCCGCGCCGGGGGCCGCTACGGCCGCCTCCTCCGGGCTCGCGGTCACGGCCGACGGGCGCGTGCTCAGCGGCACCGCTTCTGCGGACGGCAGCTCCCTCGTCACGGACGCCCAGGGGCTGCCCGTCGCCACCGGCACGGCGCTCGCACTGACCGACCTCGCGTCCGAGCCCGGGGCCCCCGCGCCACCCCCGGCTGCTCCCGGCGCGGGGGCCGTCCCGCCGGTGGTGGCCGCCACGCCGGCGGCCCTTCCCCCCGCCCCGGCGGCGGCGACCTCACCGGCGACTGCCGCCCCGCCGACGCCCGCCGTGCCCGCTCCCGCCCTGCCCGTTCCCGCCCTGCCCGCTCCCGCCCTGCCCGCTCGCGCCCTGCCGACGCCGCTTGCGGCCACCGCGGCCCCCGTCCCGGCTCCCCCGTTCTTCACGTCGCCGACGGCCCCCACGTCCCCGGCAGCCTCCCCCAGCCACCTGGAGCCGGCCCCGGTCGCGACTCCCGCCGGCGGGGAGGGAGCGGCACGCCCCGCGGCCGCTTCCCGGCCCCGGTCGCTCGCACCCGCGGGCACCGCCGCGCTGCCGGCTGCGGCCCCGACGGCACGGCCGGACCGCCTCACGCTCCCCGCGGGAGAGCGCACCGGGACCGCCACGGTGCTCGCCAACGACGCGCTGCACGACGTCTCCTATCCCGTCGTCGTCGCCAAGGAGCCCGACCACGGGTCCGCCGAGGTCCTGAGCGACGGCCGGGTCCGCTACACCGCCGAGCGCGGGTTCTCCGGCGACGACAGCCTCACGTACGCCCTCGTCGGCCCGGACGGCGAGCCCTCGGTGGCGGTCCTGCGCGTGAGCGTTCCGCCGGCGGCCATGACGGTGGCGCAGAGCGCCCCTGCTCGACTGGCGAGGACGGGTGCCGACGTGCGCACGCTCGCAAGTGCCGCGATCGTCCTGCTCGCAGCCGGTGCCGGGCTCTGCGCGGTGGGTCGACGCCGCCGGCAGGAGCGCTGAAACGCGAGGACCGTGGAGTGCCGGCCGCGTGCCGGCACGGTCAGCGCTCCACACGAACCCGGGCGGAGGCCGGCGCGGGCTAGAGCCAGCCGTTGCGGCGGAAGAGCCGGTGCAGCACGACGCAGGTCGTGACGATGACGCCGAGGACCACGAAGTAGCCGTACTGCCAGCGGGTCTCGGGCATGTTCTCGAAGTTCATCCCGTAGACCCCGGCGATGGCCGTGGGCACGAGGGCGATGGCGGCCCAGGCGGAGATCCGCCGCATGTCCGCGTTCTGCCGCAGCGCGATGGCGCTGTGCGCGGTGGTGACGCGGGCGGCGTTCGCCTGCAGCACGTCGGTCAGCTGCCGCTCGAACCCCTCGACCTGCTCCGCCGCGCGCAGCAGGTGGTCGTGCACGTCCCGGAAGTACGCGCGCGCCGCCGTCGGGACGTGGGGGAGCGCCCCGGTCATCAGCCGCTCCAGCGGGCGCGCCAGCGGCAGGACCGCGCGGCGGAACTCGGCGACCTCGCTCTTGAGCTTGTAGATGCGCTCGGAGTGGTCGTCCCCGCCGGGGCCGAACACGAGCGCCTCGATCTCGTCGATGTCAGCGTTGATCCGCTCGACGGCCTCCTCGTAGCCGTCGACGATCAGGTCCGCAGCGCGGTAGAGCACCGCTGCGGCGCCGAACCCGTCGAGCGGCTCGTCCAGGCCTGCGTCGAGCTCGAGCCGCACGCGGTGCAGGACGTCGGACTCGCCGTGCCGCACGGTGACCACGAAGGACTCCCCGAGGAACACCGCGAGCTCCGCGACGTCCACGACCTCGTCGTGGTCCACGTACCGGACGGGCTTGAGCACGGCGAACAGGACCTCGCCGTACACCTCCAGCTTCGGCCGCTGGTGCGCGTTGACCGCGTCGTCCACCGCCAGGGCGGGCAGCCCGAACTCGGCCGCGGCTTCGGCGATGTCCTGCTCGGACGGCTGCTGCATGCCGATCCACAGGAAACCGTCGGTCCCGCGCGCCGCCTGCCCCGCGTCGACGAGGGGGATCCGCTCGCCGCGTCGCCGGCCCTGCTCGTAGACCGCGCAGTCGCCGACCACGGCGTCGGCGCCGCCCCGCCCGCGGCTGCCGGAGCCCCGGGCTCCCGTGCCGTCCTGCTGCTCGGTCACCTGCCGGCCCTCCTCTCGTCTCAACTGACGTGAACCCGCGGCCGGCGCCCGACGTCGGGCTCGGCTTCGCGGAGCACCTCGCGCGTCACCGGCGCCACCTCCCCGGCCCCGACGAAGAGGAAGCGGAGCAGGTTGCGGAAGGGGCTCCCCTCGGTCCAGGTGAAGTAGACGTGCGGGATGGCGCCGGTCAGGCCGCGCATCTCGAGCAGGAGCTCGGCGATGGTGTTCGGGATGACCGAGCTGGCGACGCGGAGGATC encodes:
- a CDS encoding type II toxin-antitoxin system VapB family antitoxin, which produces MLFKAVGDGRPYPEHATSQRDWARVPPRQVRLDQLVTTKRTLDLAALLAEDSTFYGDLFAHVVAWRGELYLEDGLHRALRAALQQRNVLHARVLELEPEATP
- a CDS encoding LytR C-terminal domain-containing protein, with translation MLTPRGFDPSRLGRSHGRRRSRARGLLAAVLALALLAGAGYGGWWAYDRWQGREDGSPAAGSAPVASSTCAPGRPSPAASPQPTPPAPRQVTVNVYNATTKAGLAATVSSRLQARGFRVAEVGNDPVGRPLRATAQVRSGPQGAAGARTVAAQVPGAELVTDRRRGTTVDLVLGSSYSRLRAPGAAAAALAPSPAPTPGC
- a CDS encoding Ig-like domain-containing protein — encoded protein: MGKHSRPRTPLRPFARAVSCAPARPFASAAAVSGLAAAGGLVLSALAAAPASALPDGTVYAVAASQVYAVDEPGGALVPLPGALPFATDAAARQPGTGLLYVVSATPGPDGRFAVAAYDPAAQLPAVLPATLDVPLTGLAFAPDGRLHGIAGDSLVEIDPTTGAELSRSPVAGLPSGARADLAYAPDGTAYVLTDAGLFALPPGATVAAYAAAPGAATAASSGLAVTADGRVLSGTASADGSSLVTDAQGLPVATGTALALTDLASEPGAPAPPPAAPGAGAVPPVVAATPAALPPAPAAATSPATAAPPTPAVPAPALPVPALPAPALPARALPTPLAATAAPVPAPPFFTSPTAPTSPAASPSHLEPAPVATPAGGEGAARPAAASRPRSLAPAGTAALPAAAPTARPDRLTLPAGERTGTATVLANDALHDVSYPVVVAKEPDHGSAEVLSDGRVRYTAERGFSGDDSLTYALVGPDGEPSVAVLRVSVPPAAMTVAQSAPARLARTGADVRTLASAAIVLLAAGAGLCAVGRRRRQER
- a CDS encoding magnesium and cobalt transport protein CorA encodes the protein MTEQQDGTGARGSGSRGRGGADAVVGDCAVYEQGRRRGERIPLVDAGQAARGTDGFLWIGMQQPSEQDIAEAAAEFGLPALAVDDAVNAHQRPKLEVYGEVLFAVLKPVRYVDHDEVVDVAELAVFLGESFVVTVRHGESDVLHRVRLELDAGLDEPLDGFGAAAVLYRAADLIVDGYEEAVERINADIDEIEALVFGPGGDDHSERIYKLKSEVAEFRRAVLPLARPLERLMTGALPHVPTAARAYFRDVHDHLLRAAEQVEGFERQLTDVLQANAARVTTAHSAIALRQNADMRRISAWAAIALVPTAIAGVYGMNFENMPETRWQYGYFVVLGVIVTTCVVLHRLFRRNGWL